A window of Sulfurimonas gotlandica GD1 contains these coding sequences:
- a CDS encoding diguanylate cyclase: MDYGSKLNLNTLLFNHHKHTVLIPTFVIAVLLFILYFSANTYIYNLIKSSSIEKVKTHGHDMLLEKSKYIGNTLGEVSRLSQILQKEHKHFFANPELTYLPYGTPIFKVAHNGVYYKSNKTGSSLYYSSDTKITDKEKNKALRSEAMDISFKNIVESNPNIVAAYFNSWDNMNRIYPYIDNVYNLFGLSIQIPDYNFYYLADAKHNPKRESVWTGAYLDPAGNGWMVSCIAPIYNKDFLEGVTGIDITLESFINNILESKMPWNATLFMLDDKGSILAMPKKIEKIVKIEELIYHEYTTNINRTIEKPEEYNLIKNKNTPFSYKFAEYYKNKTKIFELTVNSIDYILLQTTVKETGWRLILIIEKNSIFHDIYKLKSYADIIGYSAIVFAILFYLAFLLYTVKRSESFALRITNPIRELSRQTTFVGTDKMTEPFVKSNIEEIDKLNSNFTKMVSELKIGKNNLIKTERRRQIYEEKAHIYHKKSLTDPLTGVYNRSKAEDVMSHEINLAKLYGQPLSLIMLDIDHFKEINDTLGHAVGDEVLVEFIKVINNNSRSNDIVIRNGGDEFLIICPNTEAKDAALHAENIRSLIESNNYKKDYNVTSSIGVTSYQTGDTKEAIFKRVDKALYIAKEKGRNCVVSS; encoded by the coding sequence ATGGATTATGGCAGTAAATTAAATCTTAATACATTACTTTTTAATCATCATAAACACACAGTATTAATACCAACTTTCGTAATCGCTGTATTGCTATTTATTCTTTATTTTTCTGCAAATACATATATCTACAATTTAATAAAATCAAGTTCAATTGAAAAAGTGAAAACTCACGGTCATGATATGCTTCTTGAAAAGTCAAAATATATTGGAAACACTCTAGGTGAAGTCTCAAGATTGAGTCAAATACTTCAAAAAGAGCATAAACATTTTTTTGCAAACCCTGAGCTGACATATCTTCCATATGGAACACCAATATTTAAAGTTGCTCACAATGGTGTCTACTATAAATCAAATAAGACAGGTTCAAGTCTTTACTACTCTTCTGATACAAAAATAACAGATAAAGAAAAAAATAAAGCTCTACGTTCAGAAGCGATGGATATAAGCTTTAAAAATATAGTAGAAAGTAATCCAAACATTGTAGCCGCATATTTTAATAGTTGGGATAATATGAATAGAATCTACCCATATATAGATAATGTATATAATTTATTTGGTCTAAGTATTCAAATTCCTGATTATAATTTTTATTATCTTGCAGATGCAAAACATAACCCTAAAAGGGAATCTGTATGGACCGGAGCTTATTTAGATCCAGCTGGTAATGGTTGGATGGTTTCTTGCATCGCTCCTATTTATAATAAAGATTTTTTAGAAGGTGTCACTGGTATAGATATTACTTTAGAGAGTTTTATAAATAATATTTTGGAGAGTAAAATGCCATGGAATGCTACGCTTTTTATGTTAGATGATAAAGGTAGTATTTTAGCAATGCCAAAAAAAATAGAAAAGATAGTAAAAATAGAAGAGTTAATTTATCATGAATACACAACAAATATCAATAGAACAATTGAAAAACCAGAGGAGTATAATCTTATTAAAAATAAAAATACACCTTTTAGCTATAAATTTGCGGAGTATTATAAAAATAAAACAAAGATTTTTGAACTGACTGTTAATTCTATAGATTATATATTACTTCAAACTACAGTAAAAGAAACTGGCTGGAGATTAATACTTATTATTGAAAAGAATTCTATTTTTCACGATATCTATAAATTGAAATCTTATGCTGATATCATAGGATACAGCGCAATTGTATTTGCAATATTGTTTTATTTGGCGTTCTTATTATATACAGTGAAAAGATCAGAATCATTTGCCCTTCGTATTACAAATCCAATTAGAGAGTTATCAAGACAGACAACATTTGTAGGAACTGATAAAATGACAGAGCCATTTGTGAAGAGTAATATAGAAGAGATTGATAAGTTAAACTCAAATTTTACCAAGATGGTCAGTGAACTTAAAATAGGGAAGAACAATCTTATTAAAACTGAGCGCAGGAGACAAATATATGAAGAGAAGGCTCATATATATCATAAAAAATCACTAACTGATCCATTAACCGGTGTATATAATCGCTCTAAGGCTGAGGATGTCATGAGCCACGAAATAAACCTTGCAAAACTATATGGACAGCCACTATCTTTGATTATGTTAGATATTGACCATTTTAAAGAGATTAATGATACGTTAGGACATGCTGTTGGAGATGAAGTTCTTGTTGAGTTTATAAAAGTGATAAATAATAATTCAAGAAGTAATGATATTGTTATAAGAAATGGGGGAGATGAGTTTTTAATTATATGTCCAAATACAGAAGCTAAAGATGCTGCATTACATGCAGAAAATATACGTTCTTTAATTGAAAGCAATAATTACAAAAAAGACTACAATGTAACATCTAGCATTGGAGTGACATCTTATCAAACTGGAGATACAAAAGAAGCCATATTTAAAAGGGTTGATAAAGCATTATATATAGCAAAGGAAAAAGGCAGAAATTGTGTTGTTAGTTCATAA
- a CDS encoding tyrosine-type recombinase/integrase, with protein sequence MKKLINSKRVEFLQSLEDFRGYSELTIKSYDEAITEALRYVEIIEEDTHTTINLMPYRIKISQLNPKTISKKLSAIRTFVKYLNDNKIKIYLKADESVKVAKTLPKPISHKHILEALEHAEFYERFVVTMLYSLGLRISELASLKLSDISDEWIRVLGKGNKHRDVPLLRTTRELIDEYLSNNCPKIFLFEANDERLSENSLRYTVNKVFKRVGLKVTPHQLRHSYATALLNSSAPIADVSELLGHSSMATTQIYTKLGSALKQQNYNKAHPLCGDEQ encoded by the coding sequence TTGAAAAAGTTAATAAATAGCAAAAGAGTAGAATTTTTACAATCACTAGAAGACTTTAGGGGTTACTCTGAGCTTACAATAAAAAGCTATGATGAGGCAATCACGGAAGCACTTCGATATGTAGAAATCATAGAAGAAGATACCCACACTACTATAAATCTTATGCCATACCGTATTAAAATTTCACAATTAAATCCAAAAACAATAAGTAAAAAACTCAGTGCAATTAGAACTTTTGTAAAGTACTTAAATGACAATAAAATAAAAATTTATTTAAAAGCAGATGAGAGTGTTAAAGTGGCAAAAACACTTCCTAAGCCAATTTCACATAAGCATATACTTGAAGCACTAGAACATGCAGAGTTTTACGAGAGATTTGTTGTAACAATGCTTTACTCATTGGGACTAAGAATATCAGAACTTGCATCTTTAAAGTTGAGTGATATCTCTGATGAATGGATTAGAGTTTTAGGTAAGGGAAACAAACATAGAGATGTCCCACTTTTGCGCACAACTAGAGAGTTAATAGATGAATATTTATCCAATAATTGTCCAAAAATATTTCTTTTTGAAGCAAATGATGAAAGATTAAGCGAAAACAGTCTAAGATATACAGTTAATAAAGTCTTTAAAAGAGTAGGTCTCAAAGTAACGCCTCATCAGCTCCGTCACTCTTACGCGACAGCACTTCTAAATAGTAGTGCACCAATAGCTGATGTAAGTGAATTACTAGGTCACTCTAGCATGGCGACAACACAAATATATACAAAATTAGGTAGTGCATTGAAACAACAAAACTATAACAAAGCACATCCCCTTTGCGGAGATGAGCAGTGA
- the rimO gene encoding 30S ribosomal protein S12 methylthiotransferase RimO has protein sequence MSNKLHIVSLGCTKNLVDTEVMMGKLQNFELTDTESEADVIIVNTCGFIDAAKQESINTVLNLHEARKEDSVLVMAGCLSERYKEDLATQMPEVDIFTGVGDYDHIDELLREKKSRFSDEVFLIDGSERVVTGSTYHAYIKLSEGCNQTCSFCAIPSFKGKLNSRNLDSIAKEVEGLVAKGYYDFSFVSQDSSSYLRDQNIKDGLSLLIQRIELIEGVKSARILYLYPSTTTISLLKNIAKSEIFHNYFDMPIQHINDDMLRMMKRGFGKDKTIELLDFMRGLPNSFVRTSFIVGHPDETEEMFEEMCEFAASFGFDRINVFSYSDEETTPAYDMSNKISVELIASRAQILGDIASECTHKSLQNEVGKDIELIIDGESNEHEYLLSARKTIWAPEIDGEIYVNDRTKDDELEFGKIYKAKVTELVGNILTATVDNA, from the coding sequence ATGAGCAACAAACTTCACATAGTCTCTCTTGGCTGTACAAAAAACCTTGTCGATACAGAAGTAATGATGGGGAAACTTCAAAACTTTGAGCTTACAGATACTGAGTCTGAAGCTGACGTGATCATAGTAAATACTTGTGGTTTCATAGATGCTGCAAAACAAGAATCTATAAATACTGTTCTTAACCTTCATGAAGCAAGAAAAGAAGATTCTGTATTGGTAATGGCTGGTTGTCTTAGTGAGAGATATAAAGAAGATTTAGCTACTCAGATGCCAGAAGTAGATATCTTTACCGGGGTTGGTGATTATGACCATATTGATGAACTTTTACGTGAGAAAAAGAGCCGTTTTTCTGATGAAGTATTTTTAATTGACGGGAGTGAGAGAGTTGTAACCGGCTCAACTTACCACGCATATATTAAACTATCTGAGGGCTGTAACCAAACATGTAGCTTTTGTGCAATTCCATCTTTTAAAGGTAAACTAAACTCTCGTAATCTGGATTCTATTGCTAAAGAGGTTGAGGGTTTAGTAGCCAAAGGTTATTATGATTTTAGTTTTGTATCACAAGACAGCTCTTCATACCTTAGAGATCAAAATATCAAAGACGGGCTAAGTCTTCTGATTCAAAGAATTGAGCTTATAGAAGGCGTTAAAAGTGCAAGAATCCTCTACCTTTACCCATCAACTACAACTATCTCACTTTTGAAAAATATAGCAAAAAGTGAGATCTTTCATAACTACTTTGATATGCCGATCCAACATATAAATGATGATATGCTCCGTATGATGAAACGTGGTTTTGGAAAAGACAAAACAATAGAACTTTTAGACTTTATGAGAGGGCTTCCAAACTCATTTGTAAGAACTAGTTTTATAGTAGGGCATCCGGATGAGACTGAGGAGATGTTTGAAGAGATGTGTGAATTTGCAGCATCTTTTGGGTTTGATAGAATCAATGTTTTCTCATACTCTGATGAAGAGACAACTCCTGCATATGATATGAGTAATAAGATTTCTGTTGAGCTTATTGCGTCTCGCGCTCAGATACTTGGAGACATAGCATCTGAGTGCACACATAAATCTCTACAAAATGAAGTAGGCAAAGATATAGAGCTTATAATTGACGGAGAGAGTAATGAGCATGAGTATCTTTTAAGTGCTAGGAAAACTATCTGGGCACCTGAGATTGACGGTGAAATATATGTTAATGACAGAACTAAAGATGATGAATTAGAGTTTGGTAAAATCTACAAAGCTAAAGTGACTGAGCTTGTTGGGAATATCTTAACTGCAACAGTAGACAATGCTTGA
- the tilS gene encoding tRNA lysidine(34) synthetase TilS: MLEISSLELLKNKKNLLAFSGGADSTALFFLLLKQNIKFDIAIVNYNERVQSIKEVEYAKELASKYNLECHTLVSPKISKNFESKAREIRYDFFEKLISEYGYDNLLTAHHLGDRFEWMLMQFCKGAGCAEIAGMQKVQQREFYTLVRPLLHLDKQELYEYLGRDNIKYFEDETNLNETIKRNSFRHNYSAPLLDKYLSGIKKSFDYLDDDRETLIPEVEIRHIDDLSYFKSMQKQRADIFIIDKILKSKLYMLSANERELLKDEKSLVVGRKFLVSKNKGFIFIVPYSKDDAEINMSHEFKEECRILKIEPKIRPYLYKNEELFRSVKELLN; this comes from the coding sequence ATGCTTGAAATTTCATCGCTAGAACTACTTAAAAATAAAAAAAACCTTCTAGCCTTCTCAGGAGGTGCAGATTCCACTGCCCTCTTCTTTCTGCTTCTCAAACAAAACATAAAATTTGATATTGCTATTGTCAACTATAACGAAAGAGTTCAGAGTATAAAAGAAGTAGAGTATGCAAAAGAGTTGGCATCTAAATATAACTTAGAGTGCCATACACTTGTATCTCCAAAAATTAGCAAAAACTTCGAATCAAAGGCAAGAGAAATTAGATATGATTTTTTCGAAAAACTCATATCAGAATATGGCTATGATAACCTTCTAACGGCTCATCATCTTGGTGACAGATTTGAGTGGATGCTCATGCAATTTTGTAAAGGTGCCGGCTGTGCTGAAATAGCAGGAATGCAAAAGGTTCAACAAAGAGAGTTTTATACTCTAGTTAGACCTCTGCTTCACCTGGACAAACAAGAACTATATGAATATCTAGGTAGAGATAATATTAAATATTTTGAAGATGAGACTAACTTAAATGAGACTATAAAGAGAAACTCTTTTAGACATAACTACTCAGCTCCTCTACTAGATAAATATCTTAGCGGAATTAAAAAAAGTTTTGACTATCTAGACGATGATAGAGAAACCCTTATCCCAGAAGTTGAGATTAGACATATAGATGATTTATCATACTTTAAAAGTATGCAAAAACAAAGAGCTGATATATTTATCATAGACAAAATATTAAAATCAAAACTATATATGCTTAGTGCAAATGAGAGAGAATTATTAAAAGATGAAAAATCTCTGGTTGTTGGCAGAAAATTTTTAGTTAGTAAAAATAAAGGCTTTATTTTTATAGTACCATATTCAAAAGATGATGCTGAAATAAATATGTCTCATGAGTTTAAAGAAGAGTGTAGAATTTTAAAGATCGAGCCAAAAATTCGCCCATATCTTTATAAGAATGAAGAACTTTTTAGAAGCGTAAAAGAGCTACTTAACTGA
- a CDS encoding NAD(P)/FAD-dependent oxidoreductase: protein MKIYDVLILGAGASGLMCASELSKKLSVGIIDINAKVAQKLKVSGGGKCNITNVSVSHKNFDGESELVSSVLERFSKEDLLEFLQKNSLTPVIRKNRYYFCKDSSDEIINILKKLTKHQELILNTEIFEVVKKDDIFDIKTLKSTLRAKRLIVATGGKSFNTLGASDIGLNIAKSFDIQIKEFTPALVGLTVQKDQFWMKELSGLSCYVNIKVDDRILDEDLLFAHKGISGPAVLSASLYWKKGNISIDFLPNKNIHELINGSKKLVSSVIPLPKRLSVAILEAIGVNDIECKKLTNEAKEKLLAIHNYEFAPAGNFGFSKAEVSRGGICAKELHFDSLESKTVKNLHFIGEVVDVTGELGGYNFQWAFSSGVICARGINKYL from the coding sequence ATGAAAATATATGATGTTTTAATTTTAGGTGCAGGCGCTAGTGGTCTGATGTGTGCCTCCGAGTTAAGTAAAAAATTGAGTGTTGGTATTATTGATATAAATGCTAAAGTTGCACAGAAACTAAAGGTTTCTGGCGGTGGGAAGTGTAATATTACAAATGTAAGTGTCAGTCATAAAAACTTTGATGGTGAGAGCGAATTAGTATCAAGCGTACTAGAGCGTTTTTCTAAAGAAGACTTATTGGAATTTTTACAAAAAAATTCTCTTACACCAGTTATAAGAAAAAATCGTTATTACTTTTGTAAAGACTCTTCTGATGAAATAATAAATATATTAAAAAAACTTACTAAACATCAGGAACTTATCTTAAACACAGAGATATTTGAAGTTGTAAAAAAAGATGATATTTTTGATATTAAAACACTTAAAAGCACTCTTAGAGCTAAAAGGCTCATAGTTGCAACAGGTGGTAAAAGTTTTAATACCTTGGGCGCAAGTGATATTGGACTAAATATTGCAAAAAGTTTTGATATACAAATAAAAGAGTTCACTCCGGCCCTTGTTGGTTTGACTGTGCAAAAAGATCAGTTTTGGATGAAAGAATTAAGTGGCCTTAGTTGTTATGTAAATATAAAAGTAGATGACAGGATATTAGATGAAGACTTGCTGTTTGCACATAAAGGAATAAGTGGGCCTGCAGTCTTATCCGCATCCCTATATTGGAAAAAAGGTAATATATCCATAGATTTTCTACCAAATAAAAATATACATGAGCTAATAAATGGCAGTAAAAAACTTGTAAGTTCAGTGATTCCATTACCAAAACGGCTCTCAGTTGCGATATTAGAAGCCATTGGTGTAAATGATATTGAGTGTAAAAAACTAACTAATGAAGCAAAAGAGAAACTCTTGGCAATTCACAATTATGAATTTGCTCCAGCAGGTAATTTTGGTTTTTCAAAAGCTGAAGTTAGTAGAGGTGGAATTTGTGCAAAAGAGTTACATTTTGATTCTTTAGAATCAAAAACTGTTAAAAACTTACATTTTATAGGTGAGGTTGTCGATGTAACTGGTGAGCTTGGAGGGTATAACTTTCAATGGGCTTTTAGTAGTGGTGTAATATGTGCAAGAGGGATAAATAAATATCTTTAA
- a CDS encoding DedA family protein gives MEDTFTNLATYGYIGLFLYSLGGGFVALIGAGVLSFMGKMDLTTSIAIAFIANAIGDVLLFYMARYQKSMMMEGLRKHRRKLALAHVMMKKNGSWIILIQKFVYGIKTLIPIAIGLTKYDFKKFAILNVLSAGVWALVFGLGSYYSGSALVKFAEIIGDKPWIAPIILVIFGGALWLYMEKATKRKV, from the coding sequence ATGGAAGATACTTTTACTAATTTAGCAACTTATGGATATATAGGACTTTTTCTATACTCACTTGGTGGTGGGTTTGTAGCACTCATCGGTGCTGGTGTACTCTCTTTTATGGGTAAGATGGACTTAACTACATCAATAGCCATAGCATTTATAGCAAATGCTATAGGAGATGTTTTACTTTTTTATATGGCAAGATACCAAAAGAGCATGATGATGGAAGGACTACGTAAACATAGAAGAAAATTAGCTCTTGCTCATGTTATGATGAAAAAGAATGGTTCGTGGATTATACTTATTCAAAAATTTGTTTACGGAATTAAGACACTTATTCCTATCGCTATCGGATTAACGAAATATGATTTTAAAAAGTTTGCTATTTTGAATGTACTTAGTGCCGGTGTTTGGGCTTTAGTATTTGGACTTGGAAGTTATTACTCTGGAAGTGCTTTGGTCAAATTTGCTGAAATCATAGGTGATAAACCTTGGATTGCACCAATCATTTTAGTTATTTTCGGAGGAGCTTTATGGCTTTATATGGAAAAAGCTACAAAGAGAAAAGTTTAG
- a CDS encoding lysophospholipid acyltransferase family protein, whose product MRKKISRYLALLFLPFIASLLIRFIYLTNKKEFHAPKTIGEEPTIFACWHGELLMLPYLYFHYRKTPHANVLISSHFDGLLISKTIKFFGLGTIAGSTNRNAARVLIQAIKSLKDGYDIGITPDGPKGPRHEVADGIMIMAQKTRAKVSIIRIRPTKYWQLNSWDKFIIPKPFGTLHYYASDSIDISDMDIEDARTLLKERLDKYEI is encoded by the coding sequence TTGCGTAAAAAGATTTCTCGCTATCTTGCTCTACTTTTTCTACCTTTCATAGCCTCATTACTTATTAGGTTTATTTACCTTACAAATAAAAAAGAATTTCATGCTCCAAAGACAATAGGGGAAGAACCGACAATCTTTGCATGCTGGCATGGTGAATTGCTTATGTTACCTTATTTATACTTCCATTATAGAAAAACTCCACATGCAAATGTTTTAATATCTTCACATTTTGATGGTCTTTTAATTTCAAAAACTATAAAGTTTTTTGGGCTTGGAACTATTGCCGGTTCTACAAACAGAAATGCAGCAAGAGTGCTTATACAAGCGATCAAGAGTCTAAAAGATGGCTATGACATAGGCATTACTCCAGATGGACCAAAAGGGCCACGACATGAAGTTGCAGATGGTATAATGATAATGGCGCAAAAAACTAGGGCAAAAGTATCTATTATCAGAATAAGACCTACAAAGTATTGGCAGTTGAATAGTTGGGATAAATTTATAATTCCCAAGCCCTTTGGTACTCTACATTATTATGCAAGTGACTCTATAGATATAAGTGATATGGATATAGAAGATGCTAGAACTTTACTCAAAGAGAGGTTAGACAAATATGAGATCTAG
- the pckA gene encoding phosphoenolpyruvate carboxykinase (ATP), with amino-acid sequence MHLTELEELGLKNIGKVHHNLSYDELIQHELENGECAQTKKGATAVDTGIFTGRSPKDKYFVDRDPSNKYIAWGDVNKKVSADIFAELLVVAQEQLSGKDLYVTDVFCGSSAASKRSVRFVSEIAWQSHFVKNMFIRPTASELEVFKSNFTVLNACKAVNDKWEEHGLNSEVFVLFDVENNIAIIGGTWYGGEMKKGIFSMMNYWLPLEGKLPMHCSANVGKRGDTALFFGLSGTGKTTLSTDPHRALIGDDEHGWDNYGVFNFEGGCYAKVINLDGKSEPEIYNAIRTNALLENVVIYGEGEVNYEDGSKTENTRVSYPIEHIENHKLDLMAGHPENIIFLTADAFGVLPPVSKLTKEQAMYYFLSGYTAKVAGTERGITKPVATFSACFGEAFLPLHPTVYAKLLGEKIDEHGVNVYLVNTGWTGGGYGVGKRMSIKDTRACINSILNGSIKESEFDTTKTFRLHVPKTLGDINPDILNPRNAWEDKELFDKTRDNLAEMFIENYAKYQGGEHPDFSAFGPILGS; translated from the coding sequence ATGCATTTAACTGAGTTAGAAGAGTTAGGATTAAAAAATATTGGTAAGGTTCATCATAATCTAAGTTATGATGAATTAATTCAACATGAGCTTGAAAATGGCGAATGTGCACAAACAAAAAAAGGTGCGACAGCTGTTGACACAGGTATTTTTACTGGTCGTAGCCCTAAAGATAAGTACTTTGTAGACCGTGATCCATCAAACAAATATATAGCGTGGGGTGATGTAAATAAAAAAGTTTCTGCTGATATTTTTGCAGAGTTGCTAGTAGTCGCACAAGAGCAGCTTTCTGGAAAAGATTTATATGTTACAGATGTTTTCTGTGGTTCTTCGGCTGCATCAAAAAGATCAGTTCGTTTTGTATCTGAAATTGCTTGGCAGTCACACTTTGTAAAAAATATGTTTATTCGTCCGACTGCTTCTGAGTTAGAAGTTTTTAAATCAAATTTTACTGTTTTAAATGCTTGTAAAGCTGTAAACGATAAATGGGAAGAGCATGGACTAAACTCAGAAGTATTTGTACTTTTTGATGTTGAAAATAATATAGCTATAATCGGTGGTACTTGGTACGGTGGTGAAATGAAAAAAGGGATTTTTTCAATGATGAATTACTGGTTACCACTAGAGGGTAAACTTCCTATGCATTGTTCTGCAAATGTTGGCAAGAGAGGTGATACTGCACTTTTCTTTGGACTAAGCGGAACTGGTAAAACAACTCTTTCAACTGATCCTCATCGTGCTTTAATTGGTGATGATGAACATGGTTGGGATAATTATGGAGTATTTAACTTTGAAGGTGGATGTTACGCAAAAGTTATCAACCTTGATGGTAAGAGTGAACCGGAAATCTATAATGCTATTAGAACTAACGCACTCCTTGAAAATGTAGTTATATATGGTGAAGGTGAAGTTAACTATGAAGATGGCTCTAAAACAGAGAATACTCGTGTTTCTTACCCAATTGAACATATTGAAAATCATAAACTAGACCTAATGGCTGGTCATCCAGAAAATATCATCTTCTTAACTGCAGATGCTTTTGGTGTTCTACCTCCAGTATCTAAACTTACTAAAGAACAAGCAATGTACTATTTCCTAAGTGGATATACTGCAAAAGTTGCTGGAACTGAGCGTGGTATTACTAAGCCAGTTGCCACTTTCTCAGCATGTTTTGGTGAAGCTTTTTTACCTCTTCATCCAACTGTTTATGCAAAGCTTCTTGGTGAGAAGATTGATGAACACGGTGTAAATGTTTATCTAGTTAATACAGGTTGGACAGGTGGAGGTTATGGAGTTGGTAAGAGAATGAGCATTAAAGATACTCGTGCTTGTATTAATTCTATTTTAAATGGAAGTATTAAAGAGAGTGAATTTGATACTACTAAAACATTTAGACTTCATGTTCCAAAAACACTAGGTGATATTAACCCTGATATCTTAAATCCTCGTAATGCATGGGAAGATAAAGAACTTTTTGATAAAACTAGAGATAATCTAGCAGAAATGTTTATTGAAAACTATGCTAAATACCAAGGTGGAGAACATCCTGATTTTTCTGCATTTGGCCCAATACTAGGAAGCTAA